In the Mauremys mutica isolate MM-2020 ecotype Southern chromosome 13, ASM2049712v1, whole genome shotgun sequence genome, one interval contains:
- the LOC123348205 gene encoding phospholipid transfer protein, giving the protein MARCSLLLLMLPWLVTAGRAAAPGCKIRITSKGLELVKQEGLRFVEQELEHISIPDLHGKEGQFHYNISGVKVTDLQLALSNLHFQPPQHLAFNINNASISLRFRRQILYWFFYDIGSINASAEGVNIRTLLKLSMDNAGRLKISNMSCNASIARMQTGFTGTLRKVYEFLSTFITTGIRFLVNRQICPALHYAGLVQLNSLLDTVSVRSPVDEHISIDYSLLSNPVVSPDTLDLDFKGMFYYQWNETLVNQAVAPVIKETERMVYVAFSEYFFNSAMDAYYRAGVLSKEIAGEEVPKDLEVLLRASFLGSIIMLSPAVVDAPLKLVLQVLAPPLWTIKPSGTSVSVVAVLNISLVPVDHPAIQLSSMTMDAKLSAKMSLRGKALQVQLDLRRFRIYSKQSALESLALFPLQTPLKTLLQLMIMPILNERTKKGVPIPLPEGMDFTKEVVTSHMGFITVGADLHFSKGLREVIEKYQPARPSRLPGPETAPPGSNSSLLSSFNNTEPQASLS; this is encoded by the exons ATGGCTCggtgcagcctcctgctcctgatGCTGccctggctggtcactgcagggAGAGCTGCTGCCCCCGGGTGCAAGATCCGGATCACCTCCAAGGGCCTGGAGCTGG TGAAGCAGGAAGGGCTGCGCTTTgtggagcaggagctggagcacATCAGCATCCCCGACCTGCACGGGAAGGAAGGGCAGTTCCACTACAACATCAGCGG ggTGAAGGTGACGGACCTGCAGCTGGCGCTCTCCAACCTGCACTTCCAGCCCCCGCAGCACCTCGCCTTCAACATCAACAACGCCTCCATCAGCCTGCGCTTCCGGCGGCAGATACTCTACTGGTTCTT CTACGATATTGGCTCCATCAACGCCTCTGCCGAAGGCGTCAACATCCGCACCCTGCTGAAGCTTTCCATGGACAATGCCGGGCGCCTCAAGATCTCGAACATGTCCTGTAATGCCTCCATTGCCAGGATGCAGACTGGCTTCACGGGCACACTCAG GAAGGTCTATGAATTCCTGTCTACCTTCATCACCACAGGAATACGCTTCCTTGTCAACCGGCAG ATCTGCCCGGCGCTGCACTACGCGGGGCTTGTGCAGCTGAACTCGCTGCTGGACACCGTGTCGG TGCGCAGCCCAGTGGACGAGCACATCAGCATCGATTACTCCCTCCTCAGCAACCCCGTCGTCTCCCCCGACACCCTCGATCTGGACTTCAAG GGCATGTTCTACTATCAGTGGAACGAGACGCTGGTGAACCAGGCGGTGGCACCAGTGATCAAGGAGACGGAGCGCATGGTCTACGTGGCTTTCTCCGAGTACTTCTTCAACTCTGCCATGGATGCCTACTACCGGGCGGGGGTGCTGAGCAAGGAGattgcaggggaggag GTGCCCAAGGATCTGGAGGTTTTGCTGAGAGCCTCGTTCCTCGGAAGCATCATCATGCTG AGCCCCGCTGTGGTGGACGCGCCCCTGAAGCTGGTGCTGCAGGTGTTGGCTCCTCCACTCTGGACAATCAAGCCCTCGGGCACCTCCGTCTCGGTCGTTGCCGTCCTTAACATCTCCCTGGTGCCCGTCGACCACCCCGCCATCCAGCTCTCCAGCATGACCATG GATGCCAAGCTGAGTGCCAAGATGTCTTTGCGAGGGAAAGCGCTGCAGGTGCAGTTGGATCTGAGAAG GTTCCGTATCTACTCCAAGCAGTCGGCACTGGAGTCCCTGGCG ctGTTCCCATTGCAAACCCCCCTGAAGACACTGCTGCAGCTGATGATCATGCCCATCCTTAATG AGAGGACAAAGAAGGGCGTCCCAATCCCCCTCCCTGAGGGCATGGACTTCACCAAGGAGGTAGTCACCAGCCACATG GGATTCATCACGGTGGGGGCAGATCTCCATTTCTCCAAGGGACTTCGGGAGGTGATTGAGAAATAccagcctgcccggcccagccgccTGCCGGGCCCAGAAACAGCCCCCCCTGGCTCTAACTCTTCCCTGCTGAGTTCCTTTAACAATACAGAGCCCCAGGCCAGCCTGAGCTAG
- the CTSA gene encoding lysosomal protective protein, producing the protein MGPVLLCALLLAAPWVGAAPAADEVTYLPGLAKQPSFRQYSGYLRIDPHKRLHYWFTEAQSNPESSPLVLWLNGGPGCSSMSGLLTEHGPFTIQPDGTTLQYNDYSWNKIANMLYLESPAGVGFSYSDDKDYATNDTQVARDNYLALKEFFRLFPEYSKNKLFLTGESYAGIYIPTLAEWVMQDSSINLKGLAVGNGLSSYEINDNSLVYFAYYHGLLGTGLWTDLQRFCCSQGKCNFHKNSNLNCTLRMQEMIQIVEESGLNIYNLYASCAGGVPGSYRYYQDQLISHDLGISFIQQPLKHSWRQNLLRMPAAKKGVRLEPPCTNSTASTTYLNTPEVRQALHISPEAPEWHICSSEVNHNYKRQYMTVNDQYLKLLGTMKYRILVYNGDVDMACNFLGDEWFVDSLDQKVQVARRPWLYNDGTEDQIGGFVKEFTNIAFLTIKGAGHMVPTDQPQAAFTMFRRFIQQQPY; encoded by the exons ATGGGGCCCGTCCTGCTCTGCGCGCTGCTGCTGGCCGCCCCCTGGGTCGGGGCTGCGCCCGCCGCCGACGAGGTGACCTACCTGCCGGGGCTGGCCAAGCAGCCCTCCTTCCGGCAGTACTCGGGCTACCTCCGCATCGACCCGCACAAGCGTCTGCACTACTG GTTTACAGAGGCTCAGAGCAACCCTGAGAGCAGCCCTCTGGTGCTGTGGCTGAACGGGGGACCTGGCTGCAGCTCCATGTCTGGCTTATTGACAGAGCATGGCCCCTTCACG ATCCAGCCGGATGGGACCACCCTGCAGTACAATGACTATTCCTGGAATAAG ATTGCCAACATGCTGTACCTGGAGTCCCCAGCAGGTGTTGGCTTCTCATACTCTGATGACAAAGACTATGCCACTAATGACACCCAG GTGGCCCGTGATAACTACTTGGCGCTGAAGGAGTTCTTCCGCCTCTTTCCGGAGTACAGCAAGAACAAGCTCTTCCTCACCGGGGAGAGCTATGCTGGCATTTACATACCCACGCTGGCTGAGTGGGTGATGCAGGACTCCAGCATCAACTTGAAG GGACTTGCTGTGGGAAATGGCCTCTCCTCCTATGAGATCAATGACAACTCCCTGGTTTACTTTGCCTATTACCACGGCCTCCTGGGAACCGG GCTGTGGACAGATCTGCAGCGCTTCTGCTGCTCCCAGGGAAAATGCAACTTCCATAAAAACTCCAACCTGAACTGCACACTCAGG ATGCAAGAGATGATCCAGATCGTGGAGGAGTCAGGCCTGAACATCTACAATCTCTATGCCTCATGTGCTGGTGGTGTCCCTGGAAGCTACAG GTATTATCAGGACCAGCTCATCAGCCATGACCTGGGCATCTCCTTCATCCAGCAGCCCCTGAAACACTCCTGGAGGCAG AATCTGCTCCGGATGCCAGCAGCCAAGAAAGGGGTTCGCCTAGAACCCCCCTGCACCAACTCCACAGCCTCCACCACCTACCTGAACACCCCTGAAGTGAGGCAGGCGCTGCACATCTCTCCAGAGGCACCTGAGTGGCATATATGCAG TTCGGAGGTGAACCACAACTACAAGCGGCAGTACATGACTGTGAACGACCAGTACCTGAAGCTGCTTGGCACCATG AAATACCGGATCCTGGTGTACAATGGTGATGTTGACATGGCCTGCAACTTCCTGGGGGATGAGTGGTTCGTGGACTCCCTGGACCAGAAG gtgcAAGTGGCCCGCAGGCCCTGGCTGTACAACGATGGGACCGAAGACCAGATCGGGGGCTTTGTGAAGGAATTCACCAACATCGCCTTCCTCACCATCAAG GGAGCCGGCCATATGGTGCCCACAGACCAACCGCAAGCTGCCTTCACCATGTTCAGACGCTTCATTCAACAGCAGCCCTACTGA
- the NEURL2 gene encoding neuralized-like protein 2 isoform X1 yields MSPLSPQQLYRARCLSLTGPLKNSHNPVLSVNATEMAAACHPPTRFHHVHGTNIRIDPSHTQATRVESFANGLCFSQEPLEPGQIFLVEIEEKELGWCGHLRVGLTAHDPRSLDVVPEYSLPDLVSMGDTWVFAITRHHNRVTPDGSEARVQGFLSEPYLLIEQVRIPRDKLVGRSRPSPYSHMLDDLYKTNVLPPTARRSRIGVLYAIRSDGMADMHIIINGEDMGPSARSLPASRPLYAVIDVFASTKSVRVIQVEYGFPSLKTLCRLVIQKHIVHRLAIDGLDLPPLLKNFCKYE; encoded by the exons ATGTCACCACTCTCCCCACAACAGCTGTACAGAGCCAGGTGCTTGAGCCTGACGGGCCCGCTTAAAAATAGCCACAACCCTGTGCTCTCTGTGAATGCCACAGAGATGGCTGCTGcctgccacccacccacccgaTTCCACCACGTCCATGGCACCAACATCCGCATCGATCCCTCGCACACTCAGGCCACCAGGGTGGAGAGCTTTGCCAACGGGCTATGTTTCAGCCAGGAGCCCCTTGAGCCTGGACAGATCTTCCTAGTGGAGATTGAGGAGAAAGAGCTGGGCTGGTGTGGCCACTTGCGGGTGGGGCTAACAGCACATGACCCAAGAAGCCTGGATGTGGTGCCAGAGTATTCGCTCCCAGACCTGGTCAGTATGGGGGACACCTGGGTTTTTGCCATCACCAGGCATCACAACCGTGTTACTCCAGATGGCTCGGAGGCTCGGGTCCAAGGCTTCCTCTCAGAACCCTACCTGCTCATAGAACAAGTCAGGATTCCCCGAGACAAGCTGGTGGGACGGAGCAGGCCCAGCCCGTACAGCCACATGCTGGATGACTTGTACAAGACAAATGTGCTGCCCCCGACAGCCCGGAGGAGCAGGATTGGGGTGCTGTATGCCATCCGGTCTGACGGGATGGCAGACATGCACATCATCATCAATGGAGAAGACATGGGACCGAGTGCCAGGAGCCTCCCTGCCTCCCGCCCACTCTATGCAGTGATCGATGTCTTTGCTTCAACCAAGAGTGTCCGTGTCATCCAAGTGGAATATGGCT TCCCTTCCTTGAAGACCCTCTGTCGACTGGTCATCCAGAAGCACATTGTCCACCGATTGGCCATCGATGGGCTGGACCTGCCTCCACTCTTGAAGAACTTCTGCAAATATGAATGA
- the NEURL2 gene encoding neuralized-like protein 2 isoform X2, with the protein MSPLSPQQLYRARCLSLTGPLKNSHNPVLSVNATEMAAACHPPTRFHHVHGTNIRIDPSHTQATRVESFANGLCFSQEPLEPGQIFLVEIEEKELGWCGHLRVGLTAHDPRSLDVVPEYSLPDLVSMGDTWVFAITRHHNRVTPDGSEARVQGFLSEPYLLIEQVRIPRDKLVGRSRPSPYSHMLDDLYKTNVLPPTARRSRIGVLYAIRSDGMADMHIIINGEDMGPSARSLPASRPLYAVIDVFASTKSVRVIQVEYGCSPFLEDPLSTGHPEAHCPPIGHRWAGPASTLEELLQI; encoded by the exons ATGTCACCACTCTCCCCACAACAGCTGTACAGAGCCAGGTGCTTGAGCCTGACGGGCCCGCTTAAAAATAGCCACAACCCTGTGCTCTCTGTGAATGCCACAGAGATGGCTGCTGcctgccacccacccacccgaTTCCACCACGTCCATGGCACCAACATCCGCATCGATCCCTCGCACACTCAGGCCACCAGGGTGGAGAGCTTTGCCAACGGGCTATGTTTCAGCCAGGAGCCCCTTGAGCCTGGACAGATCTTCCTAGTGGAGATTGAGGAGAAAGAGCTGGGCTGGTGTGGCCACTTGCGGGTGGGGCTAACAGCACATGACCCAAGAAGCCTGGATGTGGTGCCAGAGTATTCGCTCCCAGACCTGGTCAGTATGGGGGACACCTGGGTTTTTGCCATCACCAGGCATCACAACCGTGTTACTCCAGATGGCTCGGAGGCTCGGGTCCAAGGCTTCCTCTCAGAACCCTACCTGCTCATAGAACAAGTCAGGATTCCCCGAGACAAGCTGGTGGGACGGAGCAGGCCCAGCCCGTACAGCCACATGCTGGATGACTTGTACAAGACAAATGTGCTGCCCCCGACAGCCCGGAGGAGCAGGATTGGGGTGCTGTATGCCATCCGGTCTGACGGGATGGCAGACATGCACATCATCATCAATGGAGAAGACATGGGACCGAGTGCCAGGAGCCTCCCTGCCTCCCGCCCACTCTATGCAGTGATCGATGTCTTTGCTTCAACCAAGAGTGTCCGTGTCATCCAAGTGGAATATGGCTGTAG TCCCTTCCTTGAAGACCCTCTGTCGACTGGTCATCCAGAAGCACATTGTCCACCGATTGGCCATCGATGGGCTGGACCTGCCTCCACTCTTGAAGAACTTCTGCAAATATGA
- the SPATA25 gene encoding spermatogenesis-associated protein 25: MGRGQCWYIMGRRGTSLIPTLAMSYCVTEKASSGFLTSIQDASRQLQVAKSSLLSVYQSGETSLPAGVLVPGVLRRKTQEIAAPSHVEATLVYQEKTLKQPCSGAQQNPRFPLSSRSGYRDIRWEPYSGHYCGRYSRKFPQHKQDEISIWDYPPERVRDKQPCGPSGMYPCTSVKGYPPTQQRNGQHIGELGSPGGDFPLATCGFPPRGAFLMPIKLSKNRGQQSVQNPPPDICILTLAMMIAGIPTVPVPGIKEEDLIRAAQNFMTENPEQGIQGEITPKRTGDAQFWKKDRQRKRPVDRSFQPPSIAHFEK, encoded by the exons ATGGGGAGAGGTCAGTGCTGGTACATTATGGGGAGAAGAGGCACCAGCCTGATTCCTACACTGGCAATGTCTTATTGTGTGACGGAAAAAGCTTCTTCAGGTTTTTTAACTTCCATCCAAG ATGCCAGCAGACAGCTCCAAGTGGCAAAGAGCAGTCTACTAAGTGTTTATCAGTCTGGGGAGACatctcttcctgctggggttctGGTTCCAGGAGTGCTCAGAAGGAAAACACAGGAAATTGCAGCTCCTTCACATGTAGAAGCAACCCTTGTGTATCAGGAGAAGACACTAAAGCAGCCTTGTAGCGGTGCCCAGCAGAATCCAAGGTTCCCTCTCAGTAGCAGATCAGGGTACAGGGACATAAGGTGGGAGCCTTATAGTGGACACTATTGTGGAAGGTATTCTAGAAAGTTTCCCCAGCATAAACAGGATGAGATCTCTATATGGGATTATCCACCCGAACGGGTCAGAGACAAGCAGCCATGTGGCCCCTCTGGCATGTATCCATGTACCTCTGTGAAAGGATATCCTCCAACCCAGCAAAGGAATGGGCAGCACATTGGTGAgctgggcagcccagggggagacTTCCCACTGGCTACCTGTGGATTTCCTCCCAGAGGTGCTTTTCTTATGCCCATAAAACTCAGTAAGAACAGAGGTCAACAGTCAGTGCAGAACCCTCCTCCAGACATCTGCATCCTCACTCTTGCCATGATGATAGCTGGCATCCCCACAGTGCCTGTGCCAGGGATTAAAGAGGAGGATCTTATCAGAGCTGCACAGAACTTCATGACAGAGAATCCAGAGCAAGGTATACAGGGGGAGATAACTCCAAAAAGGACAGGGGATGCACAGTTCTGGAAGAAAGACAGACAGAGGAAGAGACCAGTAGACAGAAGCTTCCAGCCCCCTTCCATAGCACACTTTGAGAAGTAA
- the ZSWIM1 gene encoding zinc finger SWIM domain-containing protein 1 isoform X1 produces the protein MALVTVKELLSFDCGSLVAYQLDKNSQLDSISFQTVLMRNIFVHFPDVIFIHRTHNPRGKALYMFMVDRPFLKLQGEMTKVIHFAVPAKESAESLAHMYRTFKAFNPEWKKIKTFLVDPHFRLLQTLSEAFPSAEVQLSVFHVCKHLQQKIHQMSLECISERLILNALRNTMCAATESNLRMMHTILSDFVKPDLLPQLHTHWLLNDKIWAMHRWRNWMECNQYFKDLEIITRGLSQVFCTGLSLEICITSLAKHYQKCVSKRPPDAVLFSVNPLSSTMSTETVFQSLPAQDSPPTSHNPEIALQNQPAKSSPPVSPSITAAHQKWPGQNSPPNPLVLLPHPLPAPASPLLPQNQLAAPQIFPFQNQPAQYSSPVSLSLTAANQKWAGQNSLPNPLVLQNPLPAPQSPLLPQNQLANPQSPLNPLSHEIKLEIITEDPKGDQDVECNQETEDCIRQSLRDICTEPAARLCLNEFAVAQKSVQLIGTNEDIVNIQILEDTHKVNQRGLKNCTCHFSQAFQLPCRHILAVLNSDKKILQPEMLSEQWQKEPNISQAGQNGTDGLLEVLKSSWNESLDKSLAVSFLTAEISRLLTQCSSEEFDRRYNTLRELADSWIGPYVQALWGCQLSSWQE, from the exons ATGGCCCTAGTTACCGTGAAAGAACTGCTGAGCTTTGATTGTGGTTCGCTGGTAGCTTATCAATTAGATAAAAACTCTCAGCTGGACTCTATCAGCTTCCAGACCGTCCTCATGAGAAACATATTTGTGCATTTTCCTGATGTTATATTCATCCACAGAACCCACAATCCCAGGGGCAAAGCTCTGTATATGTTCATGGTGGACAGACCTTTCCTGAAGCTGCAGGGTGAGATGACTAAGGTAATTCATTTTGCTGTCCCAGCTAAAGAATCTGCAGAAAGCCTGGCTCACATGTATAGGACTTTCAAGGCCTTCAACCCTGAGTGGAAGAAAATTAAGACCTTTCTGGTAGATCCACACTTTCGATTGTTGCAGACTCTTTCTGAAGCATTTCCATCTGCAGAGGTGCAACTATCTGTTTTCCATGTATGTAAGCACCTGCAGCAGAAGATTCATCAGATGTCTTTGGAATGCATCTCAGAGAGACTGATCTTAAATGCCTTGAGGAACACTATGTGTGCAGCCACTGAAAGCAACCTGAGAATGATGCACACAATCCTGAGTGACTTTGTGAAACCAGACTTGCTTCCCCAGCTTCATACTCACTGGCTTCTCAATGACAAGATATGGGCTATGCATAGATGGAGGAATTGGATGGAATGCAATCAGTATTTTAAAGACTTGGAGATCATCACACGGGGCTTAAGCCAGGTCTTCTGCACTGGACTGTCTCTGGAGATCTGCATCACTTCTCTAGCGAAACACTACCAGAAGTGTGTTTCAAAGAGGCCACCTGATGCTGTGTTGTTCTCTGTTAACCCTCTTAGCAGTACCATGTCTACTGAGACAGTTTTTCAGagcctgccagctcaggactcgcCACCAACCTCTCACAACCCCGAAATAGCTCTTCAGAATCAACCAGCTAAGAGTTCTCCACCAGTTTCTCCCAGTATCACAGCAGCTCATCAGAAATGGCCAGGTCAGAATTCCCCTCCAAATCCCCTGGTTCTTCTTCCGCATCCCCTGCCAGCTCCTGCAAGCCCCCTGCTTCCTCAGAATCAGCTGGCAGCCCCTCAGATCTTCCCTTTTCAGAACCAGCCAGCTCAGTATTCTTCACCAGTTTCTCTCAGTCTCACAGCAGCTAATCAGAAATGGGCAGGTCAGAATTCCCTTCCAAATCCCCTGGTTCTTCAGAATCCCTTGCCTGCCCCTCAGAGTCCTCTGCTTCCTCAGAACCAGCTAGCAAACCCTCAGAGCCCCTTGAATCCTTTATCCCATGAAATTAAACTGGAGATCATCACTGAAGACCCAAAGGGTGACCAAGATGTGGAGTGTAACCAAGAGACTGAAGATTGCATTAGGCAGTCACTGAGAGACATTTGCACAGAGCCTGCAGCCAGACTATGCTTGAACGAGTTTGCAGTGGCACAGAAGTCTGTGCAGCTAATAGGCACTAATGAAGACATAGTCAATATACAGATCCTTGAAGACACCCACAAAGTAAACCAAAGGGGCCTGAAAAACTGCACTTGCCACTTCAGTCAAGCTTTCCAGCTGCCCTGCAGGCACATCCTGGCTGTATTGAACTCTGATAAGAAGATCTTACAGCCGGAGATGCTGAGTGAGCAATGGCAGAAGGAACCTAATATCTCTCAGGCAGGGCAAAATGGCACCGATGGCCTCTTGGAGGTTCTGAAAAGCTCCTGGAATGAGTCCCTGGATAAATCCTTAGCAGTGTCCTTTCTTACAGCGGAGATTAGCCGGCTTCTTACCCAGTGCAGCAGTGAGGAGTTTGATCGGAGGTACAACACCCTCCGAGAATTGGCTGACAGCTGGATTGGACCTTATGTTCAG GCACTGTGGGGATGCCAGCTATCATCATGGCAAGAGTGA
- the ZSWIM1 gene encoding zinc finger SWIM domain-containing protein 1 isoform X2, with product MALVTVKELLSFDCGSLVAYQLDKNSQLDSISFQTVLMRNIFVHFPDVIFIHRTHNPRGKALYMFMVDRPFLKLQGEMTKVIHFAVPAKESAESLAHMYRTFKAFNPEWKKIKTFLVDPHFRLLQTLSEAFPSAEVQLSVFHVCKHLQQKIHQMSLECISERLILNALRNTMCAATESNLRMMHTILSDFVKPDLLPQLHTHWLLNDKIWAMHRWRNWMECNQYFKDLEIITRGLSQVFCTGLSLEICITSLAKHYQKCVSKRPPDAVLFSVNPLSSTMSTETVFQSLPAQDSPPTSHNPEIALQNQPAKSSPPVSPSITAAHQKWPGQNSPPNPLVLLPHPLPAPASPLLPQNQLAAPQIFPFQNQPAQYSSPVSLSLTAANQKWAGQNSLPNPLVLQNPLPAPQSPLLPQNQLANPQSPLNPLSHEIKLEIITEDPKGDQDVECNQETEDCIRQSLRDICTEPAARLCLNEFAVAQKSVQLIGTNEDIVNIQILEDTHKVNQRGLKNCTCHFSQAFQLPCRHILAVLNSDKKILQPEMLSEQWQKEPNISQAGQNGTDGLLEVLKSSWNESLDKSLAVSFLTAEISRLLTQCSSEEFDRRYNTLRELADSWIGPYVQVKL from the coding sequence ATGGCCCTAGTTACCGTGAAAGAACTGCTGAGCTTTGATTGTGGTTCGCTGGTAGCTTATCAATTAGATAAAAACTCTCAGCTGGACTCTATCAGCTTCCAGACCGTCCTCATGAGAAACATATTTGTGCATTTTCCTGATGTTATATTCATCCACAGAACCCACAATCCCAGGGGCAAAGCTCTGTATATGTTCATGGTGGACAGACCTTTCCTGAAGCTGCAGGGTGAGATGACTAAGGTAATTCATTTTGCTGTCCCAGCTAAAGAATCTGCAGAAAGCCTGGCTCACATGTATAGGACTTTCAAGGCCTTCAACCCTGAGTGGAAGAAAATTAAGACCTTTCTGGTAGATCCACACTTTCGATTGTTGCAGACTCTTTCTGAAGCATTTCCATCTGCAGAGGTGCAACTATCTGTTTTCCATGTATGTAAGCACCTGCAGCAGAAGATTCATCAGATGTCTTTGGAATGCATCTCAGAGAGACTGATCTTAAATGCCTTGAGGAACACTATGTGTGCAGCCACTGAAAGCAACCTGAGAATGATGCACACAATCCTGAGTGACTTTGTGAAACCAGACTTGCTTCCCCAGCTTCATACTCACTGGCTTCTCAATGACAAGATATGGGCTATGCATAGATGGAGGAATTGGATGGAATGCAATCAGTATTTTAAAGACTTGGAGATCATCACACGGGGCTTAAGCCAGGTCTTCTGCACTGGACTGTCTCTGGAGATCTGCATCACTTCTCTAGCGAAACACTACCAGAAGTGTGTTTCAAAGAGGCCACCTGATGCTGTGTTGTTCTCTGTTAACCCTCTTAGCAGTACCATGTCTACTGAGACAGTTTTTCAGagcctgccagctcaggactcgcCACCAACCTCTCACAACCCCGAAATAGCTCTTCAGAATCAACCAGCTAAGAGTTCTCCACCAGTTTCTCCCAGTATCACAGCAGCTCATCAGAAATGGCCAGGTCAGAATTCCCCTCCAAATCCCCTGGTTCTTCTTCCGCATCCCCTGCCAGCTCCTGCAAGCCCCCTGCTTCCTCAGAATCAGCTGGCAGCCCCTCAGATCTTCCCTTTTCAGAACCAGCCAGCTCAGTATTCTTCACCAGTTTCTCTCAGTCTCACAGCAGCTAATCAGAAATGGGCAGGTCAGAATTCCCTTCCAAATCCCCTGGTTCTTCAGAATCCCTTGCCTGCCCCTCAGAGTCCTCTGCTTCCTCAGAACCAGCTAGCAAACCCTCAGAGCCCCTTGAATCCTTTATCCCATGAAATTAAACTGGAGATCATCACTGAAGACCCAAAGGGTGACCAAGATGTGGAGTGTAACCAAGAGACTGAAGATTGCATTAGGCAGTCACTGAGAGACATTTGCACAGAGCCTGCAGCCAGACTATGCTTGAACGAGTTTGCAGTGGCACAGAAGTCTGTGCAGCTAATAGGCACTAATGAAGACATAGTCAATATACAGATCCTTGAAGACACCCACAAAGTAAACCAAAGGGGCCTGAAAAACTGCACTTGCCACTTCAGTCAAGCTTTCCAGCTGCCCTGCAGGCACATCCTGGCTGTATTGAACTCTGATAAGAAGATCTTACAGCCGGAGATGCTGAGTGAGCAATGGCAGAAGGAACCTAATATCTCTCAGGCAGGGCAAAATGGCACCGATGGCCTCTTGGAGGTTCTGAAAAGCTCCTGGAATGAGTCCCTGGATAAATCCTTAGCAGTGTCCTTTCTTACAGCGGAGATTAGCCGGCTTCTTACCCAGTGCAGCAGTGAGGAGTTTGATCGGAGGTACAACACCCTCCGAGAATTGGCTGACAGCTGGATTGGACCTTATGTTCAGGTGAAGCTGTAG